The region CGGTTCCTGGAACAGAGAAAAAGTTCGATGTGGACTTCATCTGCGTCGCAGTTGGTCTTTCTCCAGCTCATGAACTTCTGTATCATGTGAAGGCTCAGATGAAGTTTGTTCCAGAACTCGGAGGGCTTGTGCCCCTTAGAACAAAGTACAACGAGACCAGTGTTGAGGGTATCTACGTTGCGGGAGACGTTGCCGGTATAGAGGAGGCCACGGCTGCCATCATGGAGGGCCGGATTGCGGGCCTGCATGCTGCGATGTCCCTTGGTTACGGAGGAGAGGACGTAAAGAAAGAGCTTGAAGAGGCGGTAAAGGATATTGAAGCGTTCAGAGCCGGTCCGTTCGGTGAAAGAATATGTCACGGACTTGAAAAATGCACCCTTGAAAAGGAGGTGTCGTTATGAGCAACTATCTCGAAAGAGGTTATCTTGAAAGAGAAGATCTTCCACCATTTCCTCCCGAGGAAAGACTGACATCTGGTAAGCCTGTTGCATACATTGAATGTGTCCAGCCGATCCCGTGTTCACCCTGCTACGAATCATGCAGATTCGATGCGATTCAGATGGACAACATTAACGATCCTCCAAAGCTCGATTACGAGAAATGTACCGGCTGCATGGCATGCATAAGGGTTTGTCCGGGACTTGCCATTTTCATGCTTCAGATAAAGGACGGCAAGGGGTATGTCACAATCCAGTACGAGTTCCTTCCCTGGCTGCAGAAGGGAGACAGGGTGAAGCTGTACAACAGGAAGGGCGAAGAAGTTGGAGAAGGAACAGTCACATGGGCACTGAATCCCGAAAGAAATGATAGAACACAGCTTGTAACAATTGAAATGAATAAGGATCTGATTTATGAGGTTAGAGCGGTCAGAAAGAGGTGAAAAACATGGTCAAGGAAAGAAAGATTGTTTGCAGATGTGAGGATCTGACTGAGGAGGAAATTATTCACGCAATTGAGGAAGGATACGATAACCTCGAAAGCCTGAAGAGGTATACCGGTGCCACCACCGGAGCCTGTCAGGGTAAGGGCTGTCTCATGCACATCATAAGGATACTCTCACAGAAGACAGGAAAAAGTCCTGAAGAGATTGGCGTAACCACACAGAGACCACCCGTAAACCCGGTCCCGCTGTACGTCCTGTCAGAAGGTGGTGAATCAGAATGAGAGTGGCGATTATCGGTGCCGGTGTGATGGGTCTTTCAACCGCATACTATCTGGCCAAACTTGGAGCTGAGGTCACCGTTTTCGAGCAGAAGTACCTCCTCTATGGTGCAAGCGGTAGGAATTCCGGTGGAATAACGCCGATGATCGATAAGAAGGAGCTGATACCCTTCGCTCTTAAAAGCCTGGAGCTTTACGATAAGCTACCTGCTGAAGTGGATTTCAACTTCCTATTTAGAAAGGACGGATATGTAAAGGTTGCTGCAAGTGATTCGGATGCTGAAAAACTTAAAAGGGACGTAAGAGTCCAGAACGAGCTTGGAGTTAAGTCAAGGATAATTGAGCCTTCAGAAGTCAAGGAACTTGTGCCTGACCTGAACACTGACTCAATAGTACTGGCATCCTACTGCAGTGAATCGGGTGTTATATTCCCCTGGCCTGTAGTATGGGGCCTTGCCAAGGGCTGCAGAGAGAACGGCGTGGAGATAAAGGATCAGACCGCTGTGGATGAAATCGTGGTTGAGGGTGGAGTCAAAGGCGTCAGGGCAGGAGGAGAGTTCTACAAAGCAGATATAGTTGTGAACGCTGCTGGTGCATGGAGCAATAAGGTAAGCGAGAAGGCAGGTGTAAAGCTTGAGAACAAAATCCTGAAAGAGGAGATTTGCGTAACCGAGAGCATCAAACCATATCTGGACCCGTACCTCTACGATATAACCTACGGAGTTTACCTGAGCCAGTCAGCAAGGGGAGAGATAGTCGGTGGGATAACCGGCAGAGAAGTGGAGGAGATCAGCACCGACAGCACCCTCGAATTCGCAGCAAGGTATGCAAAAAGGGCAACACAGCTCATTCCAAAGCTCAAAGGCCTTGCAATGCTGAGGCAGTGGGCCGGAGTGTACGACGAGGGCAAAGACGGTTTGCCAGTGGTTGGATTTACTGAAGTGGATGGATTCGTTCAGGCAAATGGTCTGGGAAAGCACACGGGAATGATAGTTGCTCCAGCACTTGGAAGAGAACTTGCAAAGCTGATAGTCAAGGGAGACAATCCAAACCTGAAAGAGTTCAGCCCGCGGAGATTTTAAAAATAAGGAGTGAATCTCACTTTCTTTTCTTTTTGATGACTTCTTCAAGCCTCTTCCCGATAGGTTCTTCGTGTGTGTACGGACACATCAGGTAATGCTCAACAGCCTTTGCAAGGGCATCTTTTGTTGCGAGCTCTCCAGTCTTCCTTTTCAACTCTTCAAGCACATCCTCTGGTAAGACGGTCTGGGCATGAATAATCTTCACCATCATCAATCACCTAATGATGATAATGTGCATTGTTGTATATAAGTTTTGTGAAACTGGAGAGGAATAAAAAAACGGCAAAATCGTTCCGGGCAATCCGACCCTTTTTAAATGTCCGGTCCAGTTCTGGGAAATTTTAAATAGCTCTGGGTTAACCATACTCCGATGCCTGAAGAAGTAAATGGTAATTACGACTACGTAATTCTCGGGTGCGGTGCACTTGGCACAGCAATTGTCAAAGACCTGATATCATCTGGAAAAAAAATTCTTGCAGTTGATGTGAATCCCGAAAAAGTTGAGGTCCTCAAGGATGAGGAGATCGATGCAATTGCCGGCGACATAGAAAGTGATGAGGTTCTGAACAAAATAGATTTCAAAAAGGTTACGGGAGTTTTAATCCTGACTTCTAAGGACGAAACCAACAGGATTGTTGCTGAAAGAGTAAGGAAAGAAAACGGAGAGGTTTTGATAGTTTCAAGAGCGTCCAATTTAAAATCAAAAGAGGAGCTTGAAGAGGCGGGGGTTGACCTCGTCATAACTCCAATAGAGAGCATGAAAAGCACACTCGTTGGTGGTCTTAAAAAAGCAGAGTCCCTGAGGAAGCTCAAAAAACTCAGGTCAGTGATACAGGAGACGGACGGGAAACTGGGAATATTCACACACGATAATCCTGATCCGGACTCAATCTCCTCTGCCCTGGCGTTGAGGGAGATCGCAAAACACTTTGGAGTTGAGGCGGACATACTCTATTACGGAGAAATCCAGCACCAGCAGAACAAGGCGATGGTAAATCTCCTAGGAATACCCATGATCAGAGCTGGAGAGGCTGACCTGTCGTCATACTCAAAGTTCGCAATAGTGGATTCCTCCGGGCCGGGTATCAACAATTCCATCCCGGGTGACCTTGAAATAGCCATAGTGATAGACCATCACCCCGCCGAAAACGTTGAAGCAGAGTTTGTTGACCTTAGAAATGACGTTGGTGCCACCGCGACAATCCTTGCACTCTACCTGCAGGACCTCAAGATAGTTCCGACGAAGACTCTCGCCACATCGCTTTTCTTTGGAATTGAGTCTGAAACCGAGGGCTTCAGAAAAAACGCAAGGACAAATGATTTTCTCGCCTCAGCGTATCTGTATCCCTTCGTTGACAGAGAGCTGCTCGAAAAAATGGAGGGTCCGGCACTATCTACCGAGACGCTCGACGTTCTTGCAACGGCAATAAAGAACAGAGAGATATATTCATCATTCCTCCTCTCATTTGCAGGGTTCATAAACGACAGAGATACACTACCGCAGGCCGCGGACTTTCTCCTCAGGCTTGAGGGAATAAACACAGTTCTCGTGTTCGGAGTTATGAAGGATGCCGTTTATCTCTCAGCAAGGAATGCAGATGTCAGAATCAATATCGGGGAGGTCCTCAAAAACGCCTTCAAGGATGTTGGCGGTGCAGGTGGGCATGCACATGCTGCGGGTGGAAAAATACCGCTTGGCATATTTGGAGACGTCAGTGATAAGGAAACTCTCGCAAAGCTTGTCACGCAGGCAATAAGAAAAAGATTTCTCAATGCAATAGGTATAGAAATTGAAGAAAAACCTTAGTCCTTCTTTTTCTTCTTGAGGAGAGAGGGCAGGTGGATCGCATACTTGCCGTCTTCCTGCAGAGCGATTATGACCTCTCCGCCCTCCATCAGCTTTTCGATGTTAAGCTCATACATTCCCGGGGCGATGATTCTCACACTCTCAATTCTCTCAAACTGTTCCTTAATCTCCTCAACTTCCCTGCCCTTTGACTTAGGAATATAAAGAAACTTGTTATTGCCACACTCACATCCCTGCAGGATTCTCGTATCGCCATCAGGATACTCCTTTCCACATTCAGTGCATCGGTGGGGCATCACCCATCACCAAGCTGAACCAGTGCCGTAATCAGATCCTCCTGTTTCGACAGGGTCTTCACCCTGTTTGCCGGGCCTATCAGTGTCAGTCTTCCAGGCTTCCTGCCCAGCAGCTTTGAGAAAAAGGATTCCTTTGGCGGGTAGCTCTCCACCTCTATGCCAACAAAATTCTCGTGATCAATCTCGAGCATGGTCATTTCTATGAGCTTCGCCTCCTCTTCAGGTGTCAGACCGGATTCAAGAACAACTATTTTACCCTCCTTAACATTGTCAAGTATCATCCTCAGCTTTTCCATTGAGGCCATTTTTTCGAGCTTTTCTCTCGAGATGAGACTGAGCTGAATACCTTCCATCCTCATCACCCGAATTTTTCTGCCATGACTCGATACAGTGTGTCAATATTCAGGCCTTTCAGAGCAGATATTGGAACGACCGTGTGCTGAGGGAATGCTGCCTTGATCCTTGCAGGTGAGGCGTTGGGCAGATCGATCTTGTTGGCAACGATGAGCAGCGGCAGACCTCTCGCCTCGATGTTGCCGACGATGGTTACATTGACCTGAGTGTAAGGATCTTCGGCAGAATCCATAACCAGCAGAACCCCGTCAAGGTCATCAAGCCATTTAATTGCCTCAATAACTCCCTCCGTAGCCTCCTTGGCCCTCCTTCTCGCCTCTTCCTCACTCATTCCGTATTTCAGAAATTCATGGAAATCTATTTTCGTGGCAATTCCGGGGGTGTCTATGATGTCAAGAGTTAGACTTTTTCCATCAACCTCTATCTTAACCCCTTCTCTCAGCTTTGCCCTTCTTGTCTCATGAGGAACATTGCTCTCAGAACCCATAACGTCGCCAGTCCAGTCCCTGAGAATCCTGTTGGCCAGGGTTGTTTTACCGGCATTCGGTGGACCGTATATCCCTATCCTCATTTTGTCCTTCTTGAAGAACCATTTGAACATGCTTTTGAATTTCAGTCTTAAACTGGCCATCAACCCCATGTTAACCCCTCTTCACAAATTAACAGGGATTAAATTAAAAAACTTGTGGCAAAAAATAAAAAAGTTTGGAAATTACTGGAGGCTTATTGCCCCATTCGGACATGCATCAACACATGTCCCGCATTCTGTGCAGAGGTCTGCATTTACCTCCGCAACATCGTTCAGCTCAATAGCGCCTACAGGGCACTCATCCACGCACGTTCCGCATGCGGTACACAGTTCAGCATCAACTACTGCTGGCATTTCACATCACCTCAGCATTGAGAGAAACGTGCGGCGAATATAACTTTTTCTTAATTTTCTCACCAGAAAACAGCCCAATTTCATCAATTGATCACAAAAATATAAATTTTATTTTTATTTGAATGACACTATTACTTTCGAGGTACGGACAAGACAGTTATATTACCTTGCAAGCACACAGTACATGAACTACATAGAGCAGGTAATTGCAAGGGCAATGGAATACCACGAGGATGAGCTTTACAGATATACCGTTATGGCGGATTTTTAAATCCACATATATTTTTTAATCCTTCCGCATCAGTTACTCCGTGCTTCAGCTCGGCAATCTGGTGCTGTCCGAAAGGAGGGCAATCATTTTCAGAAAGACCGGCATTATCGCCGACCTGCATCTCGGAATTGAGGGTGTCCTTGAAGAGAAGGGGATAGCTATCCCATCGATTCAGATTGACGAAATTCTTCATGAAATCTACAGCCTTATAGAAGAACACGGACTCAGAGAGCTGATTATAGCAGGCGATCTCAAGAACGAATTTGGAAGAAACATTCCTGGGGAGTGGGCAGATGTGAAGAGGTTAATCGAAAACCTCAGGGAGGTTGTTGACCTGAGGGTTGTAAGGGGCAACCATGACAATTACCTCCAGACAATTCTTTCAGGATACGGCATTGCTCTTGAAGATGGTGCTCAGATTGGAAAATACACTGTTGTCCACGGTCATGACGATTCACCGGCTCGCAGAATTATAATGGGTCATGAACACCCGTCCATAAAAATACGTCATGCCGGAGCAATATACCGCTATCCATGTTTTCTTCACTGCAAAAGTGATGAAAGGGAGGTGTGGGTGCTTCCAAGCTTCTCAAGATTTTTCACAGGCTCTAACATTCTGGAGGGCAATTTTCTGTCACCCATACTTGACGGTTTCAGAGCCGAAGAGATAGAGGTCTATGCCATAGAAGACGAGGTTTACCACCTGGGGAATTTAAAAATCCTCGGTAATGTGGTTTAATCGATGCTGTTCATAGTGATGCTGACGGGCAGGTGCAACCTGAACTGCATTTACTGTGGTGGCAGCATAGATGAAAACGTGATGCCCAGAAAGATAACCTATGATCCAGAAGACCTTATAGACTTTCTGAACTCCATGAACGACATTTCGGTAGCGTTCTATGGAGGAGAGCCACTGCTGGAGATGGACCTTATGAAAAAACTTATGGACGAGGTTGAAGCCAGACATTTCATAATCCAGACCAACGGACTTCTTCTGGACAGACTCGAAAAAGAATACATCGAGAGATTCTCCACGATCCTGGTTTCAGTGGATGGTATCAGAGAGGTTACAGATTTCTACAGAGGTGAGGTTTACAAGAAAGTGCTGGAAAATGCCAGAAAAGTTTCGGAATACTTCAGCGGTGAACTCATAGCGAGGATGGCTGCATCCCAGAAAACAGACATTTACAGAGATGTGACGCACCTGCTGAATCTCGGCATTTTCACGCATGTTCACTGGCAGATCGATGCCGTGTGGAGTGCCGAGGGAATATGGAACGATTTCAGCAGGTGGATCGAGGACTACAAGAGCGGGATCTCAAGACTGTCGGAGTTCTTTCTGCAGGAACTTGAAAAGGGAGTTGTTCGAGGAATCGTGCCGTTCCTGGGGGTGCTTAAAGCCCTGCTTTTCGATGATACGCCAAAGCCACCATGCGGAAGCGGGACTGAGAGCTTCGCCATCACAACCGACGGAAGAATCGTCGCCTGTCCCATAGCGGCAGACCTGAGCTGGAATCATGCAGGAGACATATACTCGGGAATAGCGAGAACTGTCAAACCTGTGGAGCCATGCCCCTCCTGCGAACATTACGGTGTGTGCGGAGGAAGATGTCTCTTCACAAACAGAGAGAGGCTGTGGGGCGACAGCGGTTTCAGACTTCTTTGCGATGCCACGATTCACCTGATTGAAGAAATGAAATCCGTGAGAGAGGGGGCAATATCACTTGCAGAAAAGGGCATAATTGAGCTTGAAGACCTGAATTACCCGAAATACAACAACACAACAGAGATAATACCCTGAGTCAGTTAATTATTTAATCAGAGCGCTGCGAGCGTGCAACCAATGCTGATATACGAGTTCGTTGTGTGGACTGCACTGATGCTGGCGACAACCGCAATCGTCATGCTCTCCGCGAAAAAGATCGGTGTAGAAATCATAATAGGTGTCTATGCCGTTTTAAGCGTGATCGCCAACATCGTGGCGGTGA is a window of Geoglobus acetivorans DNA encoding:
- a CDS encoding 4Fe-4S binding protein, which codes for MSNYLERGYLEREDLPPFPPEERLTSGKPVAYIECVQPIPCSPCYESCRFDAIQMDNINDPPKLDYEKCTGCMACIRVCPGLAIFMLQIKDGKGYVTIQYEFLPWLQKGDRVKLYNRKGEEVGEGTVTWALNPERNDRTQLVTIEMNKDLIYEVRAVRKR
- a CDS encoding (2Fe-2S)-binding protein gives rise to the protein MVKERKIVCRCEDLTEEEIIHAIEEGYDNLESLKRYTGATTGACQGKGCLMHIIRILSQKTGKSPEEIGVTTQRPPVNPVPLYVLSEGGESE
- a CDS encoding FAD-dependent oxidoreductase, translating into MRVAIIGAGVMGLSTAYYLAKLGAEVTVFEQKYLLYGASGRNSGGITPMIDKKELIPFALKSLELYDKLPAEVDFNFLFRKDGYVKVAASDSDAEKLKRDVRVQNELGVKSRIIEPSEVKELVPDLNTDSIVLASYCSESGVIFPWPVVWGLAKGCRENGVEIKDQTAVDEIVVEGGVKGVRAGGEFYKADIVVNAAGAWSNKVSEKAGVKLENKILKEEICVTESIKPYLDPYLYDITYGVYLSQSARGEIVGGITGREVEEISTDSTLEFAARYAKRATQLIPKLKGLAMLRQWAGVYDEGKDGLPVVGFTEVDGFVQANGLGKHTGMIVAPALGRELAKLIVKGDNPNLKEFSPRRF
- a CDS encoding DUF5371 family protein, whose amino-acid sequence is MVKIIHAQTVLPEDVLEELKRKTGELATKDALAKAVEHYLMCPYTHEEPIGKRLEEVIKKKRK
- a CDS encoding DHH family phosphoesterase, producing MPEEVNGNYDYVILGCGALGTAIVKDLISSGKKILAVDVNPEKVEVLKDEEIDAIAGDIESDEVLNKIDFKKVTGVLILTSKDETNRIVAERVRKENGEVLIVSRASNLKSKEELEEAGVDLVITPIESMKSTLVGGLKKAESLRKLKKLRSVIQETDGKLGIFTHDNPDPDSISSALALREIAKHFGVEADILYYGEIQHQQNKAMVNLLGIPMIRAGEADLSSYSKFAIVDSSGPGINNSIPGDLEIAIVIDHHPAENVEAEFVDLRNDVGATATILALYLQDLKIVPTKTLATSLFFGIESETEGFRKNARTNDFLASAYLYPFVDRELLEKMEGPALSTETLDVLATAIKNREIYSSFLLSFAGFINDRDTLPQAADFLLRLEGINTVLVFGVMKDAVYLSARNADVRINIGEVLKNAFKDVGGAGGHAHAAGGKIPLGIFGDVSDKETLAKLVTQAIRKRFLNAIGIEIEEKP
- a CDS encoding OapC/ArvC family zinc-ribbon domain-containing protein, yielding MPHRCTECGKEYPDGDTRILQGCECGNNKFLYIPKSKGREVEEIKEQFERIESVRIIAPGMYELNIEKLMEGGEVIIALQEDGKYAIHLPSLLKKKKKD
- a CDS encoding DUF2073 domain-containing protein translates to MEGIQLSLISREKLEKMASMEKLRMILDNVKEGKIVVLESGLTPEEEAKLIEMTMLEIDHENFVGIEVESYPPKESFFSKLLGRKPGRLTLIGPANRVKTLSKQEDLITALVQLGDG
- a CDS encoding Era-like GTP-binding protein, with protein sequence MGLMASLRLKFKSMFKWFFKKDKMRIGIYGPPNAGKTTLANRILRDWTGDVMGSESNVPHETRRAKLREGVKIEVDGKSLTLDIIDTPGIATKIDFHEFLKYGMSEEEARRRAKEATEGVIEAIKWLDDLDGVLLVMDSAEDPYTQVNVTIVGNIEARGLPLLIVANKIDLPNASPARIKAAFPQHTVVPISALKGLNIDTLYRVMAEKFG
- a CDS encoding 4Fe-4S binding protein — protein: MPAVVDAELCTACGTCVDECPVGAIELNDVAEVNADLCTECGTCVDACPNGAISLQ
- a CDS encoding metallophosphoesterase; this encodes MLQLGNLVLSERRAIIFRKTGIIADLHLGIEGVLEEKGIAIPSIQIDEILHEIYSLIEEHGLRELIIAGDLKNEFGRNIPGEWADVKRLIENLREVVDLRVVRGNHDNYLQTILSGYGIALEDGAQIGKYTVVHGHDDSPARRIIMGHEHPSIKIRHAGAIYRYPCFLHCKSDEREVWVLPSFSRFFTGSNILEGNFLSPILDGFRAEEIEVYAIEDEVYHLGNLKILGNVV
- a CDS encoding TIGR04084 family radical SAM/SPASM domain-containing protein, with product MLFIVMLTGRCNLNCIYCGGSIDENVMPRKITYDPEDLIDFLNSMNDISVAFYGGEPLLEMDLMKKLMDEVEARHFIIQTNGLLLDRLEKEYIERFSTILVSVDGIREVTDFYRGEVYKKVLENARKVSEYFSGELIARMAASQKTDIYRDVTHLLNLGIFTHVHWQIDAVWSAEGIWNDFSRWIEDYKSGISRLSEFFLQELEKGVVRGIVPFLGVLKALLFDDTPKPPCGSGTESFAITTDGRIVACPIAADLSWNHAGDIYSGIARTVKPVEPCPSCEHYGVCGGRCLFTNRERLWGDSGFRLLCDATIHLIEEMKSVREGAISLAEKGIIELEDLNYPKYNNTTEIIP